Proteins encoded together in one Nitrospirota bacterium window:
- a CDS encoding alcohol dehydrogenase catalytic domain-containing protein, translating into MKAARLYGFCDIRVEEVPVPRVGPGEALMATRASGICSGDVMPWYIERKAPLVLGHEAAGEIVQVGDGVRSFGAGQRVFVHHHAPCFSCPRCRRGDYVQCETWRRSRIEPGGLAEYVLIPEVNLENDTLLLPDSVSYEDGTLVEPLACVVKGLRRAAMRRGDTALVIGLGTMGVLHTLVLRKFGAGTVLGADRVPFRLARALELGADRTLDAGQEELHLSVHKVTGGEMAHLVVVGPGTPEALHEGLRCVAPGGTVLMFTPLQPGEHLTIEPNELYFRDVSIVTSYSAGPAETAEALELIAEGVVRAEMVVTHRFPLEEAARA; encoded by the coding sequence GTGAAGGCAGCGCGGCTTTACGGCTTCTGCGACATACGGGTGGAGGAGGTCCCCGTCCCCCGTGTGGGCCCCGGGGAAGCCCTCATGGCCACCCGGGCCTCGGGCATCTGCTCTGGCGACGTCATGCCCTGGTACATAGAGCGCAAGGCCCCCCTGGTCCTCGGGCACGAGGCCGCGGGAGAGATAGTGCAGGTGGGCGACGGGGTGCGCTCCTTCGGGGCCGGCCAGAGGGTGTTCGTCCATCACCATGCCCCCTGCTTCTCATGCCCCCGGTGCCGCCGGGGGGATTACGTGCAGTGCGAGACATGGCGCCGAAGCCGCATCGAACCGGGCGGCCTGGCCGAGTACGTCCTCATTCCGGAGGTGAACCTCGAAAACGACACCCTCCTTCTGCCCGATTCCGTGAGCTATGAGGACGGCACACTGGTGGAGCCCCTGGCTTGCGTCGTCAAGGGCCTCAGAAGGGCCGCCATGAGGCGCGGCGACACCGCGTTGGTCATCGGACTGGGCACCATGGGGGTTCTGCACACCCTGGTGCTCAGGAAATTCGGCGCGGGCACGGTCCTCGGGGCCGACAGGGTCCCCTTCAGGCTCGCAAGAGCCCTCGAGCTTGGGGCCGACAGGACCCTCGATGCAGGCCAGGAGGAGCTTCACCTGTCCGTGCACAAGGTCACCGGCGGGGAGATGGCCCACCTGGTCGTTGTGGGCCCGGGCACGCCCGAAGCCCTGCACGAAGGGCTCCGGTGCGTGGCCCCCGGGGGGACCGTGCTCATGTTCACACCGCTACAGCCCGGAGAGCACCTGACGATTGAGCCCAACGAGCTTTATTTCAGGGACGTCAGCATCGTGACCAGTTACTCCGCAGGCCCCGCCGAGACGGCGGAGGCCCTGGAGCTCATCGCGGAGGGCGTGGTGAGGGCGGAGATGGTCGTCACCCACCGGTTTCCCCTCGAGGAGGCCGCCCGTGCCTA